The proteins below come from a single uncultured Methanobrevibacter sp. genomic window:
- a CDS encoding adhesin: MKFNKIFLFTLILLAALSVSAVSAESFDGNNTVTVNDVNNVIVSEQISADNTADVIGASEPSVSDVNENENTGDNGTTPDTNGSTENNSTSNDTNSSIISEDLSLFFRNGTKFSAIFLDEDGNPLANTNITFIINGVNYTRATDAKGVASIAINLAAGEYSVKSINPATNESVINNLTVISTISAGNIIKLYKNGTQYYATFVDGQGNVLVNKTVKFNINGVFYQRDTDENGTARLNINLYPGEYILTAYNPINNEAIASNITVISTINGSDIKKYYRNGTQYTATLVDSNGNILANKTVRLNINGVFYNRTTNENGTVTLNINLMPGNYTITVYNPTNGEENSNNVLVLSKLVAKDVKMDYQSGGKYSVTVLDDQGNTLANKTVKLNIHGVFYERVTNENGTAYLNINLIPGVYTCTAYYGDSVTSSQVTVNKLTPSINVLTPTVKKGDYYKVKVTEKKSGNPIVNHLIIFVYNGTAYGAFSDADGVAKIKIGLPVGTYRLVTGIQQDPWYTTLSVWNIVNVTA, encoded by the coding sequence ATGAAGTTTAATAAAATATTTTTATTTACTTTAATATTATTAGCAGCATTATCTGTTTCAGCAGTAAGTGCTGAATCATTTGACGGTAATAATACTGTTACAGTAAATGATGTTAATAATGTTATTGTATCTGAACAAATATCTGCAGATAATACTGCAGATGTAATAGGTGCATCTGAACCTTCTGTTTCTGATGTTAATGAAAATGAAAATACTGGAGATAACGGAACTACTCCTGATACTAATGGTTCTACTGAGAATAATTCAACATCAAATGATACTAATTCCAGTATAATCTCTGAAGATCTTTCTTTATTTTTTAGAAATGGTACTAAATTCAGTGCTATTTTCTTAGATGAAGATGGAAATCCATTAGCTAATACAAATATTACATTTATTATTAATGGAGTAAATTATACTAGGGCTACTGATGCTAAAGGTGTTGCTTCCATAGCAATTAATCTTGCTGCTGGAGAATATTCTGTAAAATCTATAAACCCAGCTACCAATGAATCTGTTATAAACAATTTAACTGTTATTTCAACTATTAGTGCGGGTAATATAATTAAATTATACAAAAACGGTACTCAGTACTATGCTACTTTTGTAGATGGTCAAGGTAATGTTTTAGTTAATAAAACTGTTAAATTTAATATTAATGGTGTTTTCTACCAACGTGACACTGACGAAAATGGTACTGCTAGATTAAATATTAATTTATATCCTGGTGAATATATTTTAACTGCTTACAATCCAATTAACAATGAAGCAATAGCTAGTAATATCACTGTAATATCTACTATTAATGGATCAGATATTAAAAAATATTATAGAAATGGTACTCAATATACTGCTACCCTTGTAGATAGTAATGGAAATATTTTAGCTAATAAAACTGTTAGATTAAATATTAATGGTGTTTTCTACAACCGTACTACTAATGAAAATGGTACTGTTACATTAAATATTAATTTAATGCCAGGTAATTACACTATTACAGTTTACAACCCAACAAATGGTGAAGAAAACTCTAATAATGTTCTTGTTTTATCTAAACTTGTTGCAAAGGATGTTAAAATGGACTACCAATCTGGTGGAAAATACTCTGTAACTGTTTTAGATGATCAAGGTAATACATTAGCTAATAAAACAGTTAAATTAAATATTCATGGTGTTTTCTACGAACGTGTTACTAATGAAAATGGTACTGCTTACTTAAATATTAATTTAATTCCGGGTGTATATACCTGTACTGCTTATTATGGAGATTCAGTTACTTCAAGTCAAGTTACAGTAAATAAATTAACTCCATCTATTAATGTTTTAACTCCTACTGTTAAAAAAGGAGATTATTATAAAGTTAAAGTCACAGAGAAAAAATCCGGAAACCCTATTGTAAATCATTTAATTATATTTGTTTACAATGGAACTGCATATGGTGCATTCTCTGATGCTGATGGTGTAGCTAAAATTAAAATAGGGTTACCTGTTGGAACATACAGATTAGTAACTGGTATTCAACAAGATCCATGGTATACTACCCTTTCAGTTTGGAATATTGTTAATGTTACTGCTTAA
- a CDS encoding UbiD family decarboxylase — MDIKNDNIIEITAELSSEFEVAKELRKYPKDTVIIKNVKGYDLPIISGICNTREKIAKSINCEVSEITQKIIEASDNPIKVDKFTDFSDYNTSEANLDKIPILTHYKRDGGKYITAGVVFARDPETGIQNASIHRMMVLDDKRLAVRIVPRNLYTYFQKAQKLGKDLEIAIAIGMDPAILLASTTSIPIDYNEMDVANAFKNGELTLIKCGDLEVPQADIILEGKISVSETTAEGPFVDLTDTYDIIRDQPIINLSKMHIKKDNPYYHGILPAGFEHKLLQGLPQEPRIFKSVKNAVPTVENVVLTEGGCCWLHAAISINKQTEGDGKNAIMAALSAHPSLKHAVVVDTDVDVFDPQDIEYAIATRVKGDRDLMIIPNVRGSSLDPVAQSDGTTTKIGLDATKSLKTLEKFERVSFGE, encoded by the coding sequence ATGGATATTAAAAATGATAACATTATCGAAATAACAGCTGAACTTTCCAGTGAATTTGAAGTAGCTAAAGAGCTAAGAAAATACCCTAAAGATACAGTTATTATTAAAAATGTGAAAGGATATGATTTACCTATTATCTCAGGAATCTGCAATACAAGAGAAAAAATAGCTAAATCAATTAACTGTGAAGTAAGTGAAATTACTCAAAAAATCATAGAAGCTAGTGATAATCCTATTAAAGTGGATAAATTCACAGACTTTTCCGATTATAATACTAGTGAAGCTAATTTAGATAAAATACCTATTTTAACTCATTACAAACGTGACGGAGGCAAATATATTACTGCAGGTGTTGTATTTGCCCGTGACCCAGAAACAGGTATTCAAAATGCATCAATTCACAGAATGATGGTTTTAGATGATAAAAGACTAGCTGTCAGAATAGTTCCAAGAAATCTTTATACATACTTCCAAAAAGCTCAAAAACTAGGAAAAGATTTGGAAATTGCAATAGCTATTGGAATGGACCCTGCAATTTTACTTGCAAGTACAACTTCAATCCCAATTGATTATAATGAAATGGATGTAGCTAATGCATTTAAAAATGGGGAATTAACTCTTATTAAATGTGGTGATTTAGAAGTTCCTCAGGCAGATATTATTTTAGAAGGTAAAATATCAGTAAGTGAAACTACAGCCGAAGGCCCATTTGTAGATTTAACTGACACTTATGATATTATCCGTGACCAGCCAATAATTAATTTAAGTAAAATGCATATTAAAAAGGATAATCCATATTATCATGGAATTTTACCTGCAGGATTTGAACATAAATTATTACAAGGTCTTCCTCAAGAACCTAGAATTTTCAAATCTGTTAAAAATGCAGTTCCAACTGTTGAAAATGTTGTTTTAACAGAAGGAGGTTGTTGCTGGTTACATGCAGCTATTTCCATTAACAAACAAACTGAAGGAGATGGAAAAAATGCAATTATGGCAGCATTATCTGCACATCCATCACTTAAACATGCAGTGGTTGTAGATACTGATGTTGATGTTTTTGACCCGCAAGATATTGAATATGCAATAGCTACACGTGTAAAAGGAGATAGAGATTTAATGATTATCCCTAATGTACGTGGTTCATCTCTTGATCCAGTAGCTCAAAGTGATGGTACAACAACAAAAATAGGTTTAGATGCTACTAAATCTTTAAAAACACTTGAAAAATTCGAAAGAGTAAGTTTTGGTGAATAA
- the cfbA gene encoding sirohydrochlorin nickelochelatase, whose product MTSDLSKTGILLLSHGSRLDQGEKVIKAYTDMYKEEFPEAIVEYGFMEMREPNIPQTINKLTEGNDLEKIIVVPVFVAHGLHTKRDIPKLLGIESDFDESKVSGGHSHDHDHGHHHHHHHHDHDEETFDFDGEIILADPLGIDTRLYEIIKERVSQNL is encoded by the coding sequence ATGACTAGTGATTTATCTAAAACTGGAATTTTACTTTTAAGTCATGGTAGTAGATTAGACCAAGGTGAAAAAGTAATTAAAGCATATACTGATATGTATAAGGAAGAATTCCCTGAAGCTATTGTTGAATATGGTTTCATGGAAATGAGAGAACCTAATATTCCTCAAACTATTAATAAATTAACTGAAGGTAATGATTTAGAAAAGATTATTGTTGTTCCTGTATTTGTTGCTCATGGACTTCATACAAAAAGGGATATTCCTAAATTGTTAGGAATTGAAAGTGATTTTGATGAATCAAAAGTATCTGGAGGTCATAGTCATGACCATGACCACGGACATCATCATCACCATCACCACCATGATCATGATGAAGAAACATTTGATTTTGATGGTGAAATAATCTTAGCTGACCCGTTAGGTATTGATACTCGTTTATATGAAATTATAAAAGAAAGAGTATCTCAAAACTTATAA
- a CDS encoding transglutaminase-like domain-containing protein — translation MNFKYTFILFILVLVSSVSFVSATDSSISEIDNINFESNQNLYENLEVSNTNEIETSADLKNVDSSFIEDTSNPPEKEEYNIHIKNITIGNETNDTNIFKTVIKGDDISITNSNLPITIKTHTTTVYQTQQLNLYLLTSNGGRVILNNQPITITLNGVSYTRYFDENGIASININLVARSTPYSVNCYFSGYGNFLSSSSSFNMKVIQKSVNLYYLTNVVNKGVSGEGFRAKLIDQFNVPVMNKAVKIKINGVTYSRDSNNYGIANLNINLNPGTYSVDYWYDNEEKGYSSLAKQTVSLTVKSDGNSLIKTTISRLNYTLQESSKIAVKLSDANGNPISNKNINIWLGINKIISSTTNSKGIAYFDMFSTNFGDATFTFVFEGDSVYRSTGVVNTYVCIEKTTSNKYSSSDSNGGSNIPLSYYKTSYNTYDNYTSSYIQKLASTLTASCSDDLEKTIAIHHYVYVINYENYGNHKYGGKESLLRYAGNCLDKTSAFVTLLRAVNIPVRYVLGDNYPSSTVGHAWAQVCFDNTWVVSEVTNTLSFGDWQHGATYSNKQYGVIVS, via the coding sequence ATGAATTTTAAGTATACCTTTATATTATTTATTTTAGTTTTAGTTAGTTCTGTATCTTTTGTATCAGCTACAGATTCATCAATTTCTGAAATAGATAATATTAATTTTGAAAGTAATCAGAATTTATATGAAAATTTGGAAGTATCAAACACTAATGAAATAGAAACTAGTGCTGATTTAAAAAATGTTGATTCTAGTTTTATAGAAGATACAAGTAATCCTCCTGAAAAAGAAGAGTATAATATCCACATTAAAAATATTACTATTGGTAATGAAACTAATGATACAAATATTTTTAAAACAGTAATTAAGGGAGATGACATATCTATAACAAATTCAAATCTTCCAATTACTATTAAAACACACACTACAACTGTTTATCAAACACAACAACTTAACTTGTACCTTTTAACTTCTAATGGTGGAAGAGTTATATTAAATAATCAACCAATAACTATCACTTTAAACGGTGTTTCATACACCAGATATTTTGATGAAAATGGGATTGCTTCTATAAATATAAATTTGGTAGCACGTTCAACACCTTATTCAGTTAACTGTTATTTTTCAGGTTATGGTAACTTTTTATCATCTTCATCATCATTTAATATGAAGGTTATACAGAAAAGTGTTAATTTATATTACTTAACAAATGTGGTAAATAAAGGAGTTAGTGGTGAAGGATTTAGAGCAAAGTTAATTGATCAATTTAATGTTCCAGTTATGAATAAAGCAGTTAAGATTAAAATAAATGGTGTTACTTATTCAAGAGATTCTAATAATTATGGTATTGCAAATTTAAATATTAATCTTAATCCTGGAACATACAGTGTTGATTATTGGTATGATAACGAAGAAAAAGGGTATAGTTCTTTAGCTAAGCAAACAGTGAGTTTAACTGTAAAAAGTGATGGTAATAGTTTAATTAAAACAACAATTTCACGTTTAAATTATACACTTCAAGAATCTAGTAAAATTGCAGTTAAATTATCTGATGCAAATGGAAATCCGATTTCAAATAAAAATATAAACATATGGTTAGGTATTAATAAGATAATATCTAGCACTACAAATAGTAAAGGTATAGCTTATTTTGACATGTTTAGTACTAATTTTGGTGATGCTACATTTACTTTTGTTTTTGAAGGGGATTCTGTTTATAGATCTACAGGAGTTGTTAATACATATGTATGTATTGAAAAAACTACATCTAATAAATATTCTTCTTCAGATTCAAATGGTGGATCAAATATCCCATTATCTTATTACAAAACAAGTTATAATACATATGATAATTATACTAGTTCATATATTCAAAAATTAGCTAGTACATTAACTGCATCATGTAGTGATGATTTAGAAAAAACAATTGCAATCCATCATTATGTGTATGTGATAAATTATGAAAATTATGGTAATCATAAATATGGTGGAAAGGAAAGTTTACTTAGATATGCTGGAAATTGTCTTGATAAAACTTCTGCTTTTGTAACATTATTAAGGGCTGTTAACATTCCGGTTCGTTATGTTTTAGGTGATAATTATCCTTCATCTACTGTTGGTCATGCATGGGCGCAGGTTTGTTTTGATAATACGTGGGTTGTTTCAGAAGTAACTAATACTCTTTCATTTGGGGATTGGCAACATGGTGCAACCTATTCAAATAAACAATATGGAGTAATTGTTTCTTAA
- the thiL gene encoding thiamine-phosphate kinase, with product MTLKVSDIGEKELINYILSNCETITPDDTAITSVADTNLISTCDMLIESKHFPENMSYFQMGFKAVTVNVSDLAAMGASPLGFLLSIALPKDFEVENFKQIFDGVLEACEYYNIHLIGGDTNEAGEIIISGTALGLCSNPLMKNTSRKGDLIVLTGDVGLAALGFNLGNDDNIYTKKALEPLAKINEGLNIKCAGGTSATDITDGLASELYEMKRKDIGFMIYEDKFNVSEEYKSLADKLNLNYLDLLLHVGEDFELVFTIAGENLSKLDFDYKVIGEVTDSKKVEITLSDSSVVEVSSRGYDHYVS from the coding sequence ATGACTTTAAAGGTCTCAGATATTGGGGAAAAGGAGTTAATTAATTATATTTTATCTAATTGTGAAACTATAACTCCTGATGACACAGCTATTACTTCAGTGGCTGATACTAATTTAATTTCTACTTGTGACATGCTTATTGAGTCAAAACATTTTCCTGAAAACATGTCTTATTTTCAAATGGGTTTTAAGGCTGTCACTGTCAATGTTAGTGATCTTGCTGCTATGGGTGCTAGTCCTTTGGGTTTTTTGCTGTCAATAGCTCTTCCAAAGGATTTTGAAGTTGAAAATTTTAAACAAATTTTTGATGGTGTTTTGGAAGCCTGTGAATATTATAATATTCATTTAATTGGTGGGGATACTAATGAAGCTGGTGAAATTATAATTTCTGGAACTGCATTAGGTCTTTGTAGTAATCCTTTGATGAAGAATACTTCTAGAAAAGGGGATTTAATTGTTTTAACAGGTGATGTTGGATTAGCTGCTTTAGGTTTTAATTTAGGAAATGATGATAATATTTACACTAAAAAAGCTTTAGAACCATTAGCTAAGATTAATGAGGGGCTTAATATTAAATGTGCTGGTGGAACTTCTGCTACAGATATTACTGATGGATTAGCTAGTGAACTTTATGAGATGAAAAGAAAAGATATTGGTTTTATGATTTATGAAGATAAGTTTAATGTTTCTGAAGAGTATAAGTCATTAGCTGATAAATTAAATCTTAATTATCTGGATTTACTTTTGCATGTTGGGGAGGATTTTGAATTAGTTTTTACAATAGCTGGGGAAAATTTAAGTAAGTTGGATTTTGATTATAAGGTTATTGGTGAGGTTACAGATTCTAAAAAGGTTGAAATTACTTTAAGTGATTCATCTGTTGTTGAAGTTAGTTCTAGAGGATATGATCATTATGTTAGTTAG
- the amrS gene encoding AmmeMemoRadiSam system radical SAM enzyme yields MLVSNNLFKKSSKSRKVRCEICSNYCKIADGGYGICKQHKNVNGELFDESFGVVSSLSADPIEKKPLYHFLPGTLTYSVGGFGCNMVCLHCQNYMISQEFDKISNRINISPEVIVEKAIDQGCKSLSWTYNEPTIHLPFNRKTSLLAKRKNLKIIYVSNGYMSNQSLTEILNFVDAFNIDLKSMSQKFYKKICKADLNVVLENLKRIYDSGKHLEITNLLINDYNDSLDEINKLTNYIVDNLGCEVPLHFSRAFPYYKLNNISPTMENRLFEAKKIAHENGLEHVYIGNMDCDKNTYCPQCGEVILKRNNYSVELLNKNNKCEKCGKELNIKF; encoded by the coding sequence ATGTTAGTTAGCAATAATCTTTTTAAGAAAAGTTCCAAGTCAAGGAAAGTAAGGTGTGAGATTTGTTCTAATTATTGTAAGATAGCTGATGGTGGTTATGGTATTTGTAAACAGCATAAGAATGTAAATGGGGAGTTGTTTGATGAGAGTTTTGGTGTTGTTTCTTCTTTAAGTGCTGATCCTATTGAAAAAAAGCCGTTGTATCATTTTTTACCTGGTACATTAACATATTCTGTAGGTGGTTTTGGATGTAATATGGTCTGTTTACATTGTCAAAACTACATGATTTCACAAGAATTTGATAAAATTTCTAATAGAATTAATATATCTCCAGAAGTGATTGTGGAAAAGGCTATTGATCAAGGATGTAAGTCACTTTCATGGACCTATAATGAACCTACTATACATTTACCTTTTAACAGGAAAACTTCTTTATTGGCTAAAAGAAAAAATCTTAAAATTATCTATGTAAGTAATGGATATATGTCTAATCAATCATTAACTGAAATTTTAAATTTTGTTGATGCGTTCAATATAGACTTGAAATCCATGTCTCAAAAATTCTATAAAAAAATATGTAAAGCAGATTTAAATGTTGTTTTAGAGAATTTAAAAAGAATATATGATTCTGGAAAACATTTGGAAATTACAAACCTGCTTATAAACGATTACAATGATTCATTAGATGAAATTAATAAATTAACTAATTATATAGTTGATAATTTAGGTTGTGAAGTACCTTTACATTTTTCAAGAGCATTTCCATATTATAAATTAAATAATATTTCCCCAACTATGGAAAACAGATTATTTGAAGCTAAAAAAATAGCTCATGAAAATGGTTTAGAACATGTTTATATTGGAAATATGGATTGTGATAAAAATACATACTGTCCACAGTGTGGTGAAGTAATTTTAAAAAGAAACAATTATTCTGTGGAACTTTTAAATAAAAATAATAAATGTGAAAAATGTGGGAAAGAATTAAATATTAAATTTTAA
- the cfbA gene encoding sirohydrochlorin nickelochelatase, whose amino-acid sequence MVSNLELQNKIAILLVSHGSSLPFAEATFTEIKNKFNKATGFATEVGYMKVAEPSIAGAVENLKREVPELEKIIAIPVFLAPGIHTNIDIPTLLGLNPLEIDPRCPDGNYPEDHYLSIADDVDFDGEIELLPAIGADDDLLKVINKRIDEALAESELNDDAKTGILLVSHGSRLKYNKEFISEVYRKFDETTLYPSNFGFMELVEPNIPTSINKLVNENEIDRLVVVPVFIAPGVHTTSDIPTILGLKDPDSHSHSHTHEHGHEHHHHHDLEVVDFEGEILYPEPIGSDDILINILIKNMEKVL is encoded by the coding sequence ATGGTTTCAAATTTAGAGTTACAAAATAAAATTGCAATTCTATTAGTGAGCCATGGAAGTAGCTTGCCTTTTGCAGAAGCTACTTTCACAGAGATTAAAAATAAATTTAATAAGGCCACTGGATTTGCTACAGAAGTAGGTTATATGAAAGTAGCTGAACCTTCTATTGCTGGAGCTGTTGAAAATTTAAAAAGAGAAGTTCCAGAACTTGAAAAAATAATAGCTATTCCTGTATTTTTGGCACCTGGAATTCATACTAACATTGATATTCCAACTCTTTTAGGATTAAATCCATTGGAAATTGACCCTAGATGTCCTGATGGAAATTATCCAGAGGATCATTATTTGTCTATTGCTGATGATGTTGATTTTGATGGTGAAATTGAATTATTACCTGCAATTGGAGCTGATGATGATCTTTTAAAAGTTATTAATAAAAGAATTGATGAAGCTTTAGCTGAATCTGAATTAAATGATGATGCTAAAACAGGGATTTTATTAGTTTCTCATGGAAGTAGGTTGAAATATAATAAAGAGTTTATAAGTGAAGTTTATAGGAAATTTGATGAAACTACTTTGTATCCATCTAATTTCGGGTTTATGGAGCTTGTAGAACCTAATATCCCAACTTCTATTAATAAGCTTGTTAATGAAAATGAAATTGACAGATTAGTTGTTGTACCAGTATTTATAGCTCCTGGAGTTCATACAACTTCTGATATTCCAACTATTTTGGGTTTAAAAGACCCAGATTCTCATTCTCATTCACATACTCATGAACATGGTCATGAACATCATCATCACCATGATTTGGAAGTAGTTGATTTTGAAGGTGAAATTTTATATCCTGAACCTATTGGTTCTGATGATATTTTAATAAATATATTAATAAAAAATATGGAAAAGGTTTTATGA
- a CDS encoding Zn-ribbon domain-containing OB-fold protein, with the protein MSDTVRTWRHIQQRYNLIGSKCNTCGELFFPSRVVCPNCRRKGDLEPFQFSGKGKIFTYSVIRSAPDDFKKVAPYAVAVIELEEGAKLTAQLVDCDVDDLEIGDPVEMVFRKIREDGDDGVISYGFKFRVTK; encoded by the coding sequence ATGTCAGATACTGTTAGAACATGGCGTCATATACAACAAAGATATAATCTTATAGGTTCCAAATGTAACACTTGTGGAGAATTATTCTTCCCATCTCGTGTAGTTTGTCCTAATTGTAGGAGGAAAGGAGATCTTGAACCTTTCCAATTCAGTGGTAAAGGAAAAATATTCACTTACTCTGTAATTAGATCTGCTCCAGATGACTTTAAAAAAGTAGCACCTTATGCTGTTGCTGTAATTGAATTAGAAGAAGGAGCAAAATTAACTGCACAACTTGTTGACTGTGATGTTGACGATCTTGAAATTGGAGATCCTGTTGAAATGGTCTTCAGGAAAATTAGAGAAGATGGTGATGATGGAGTAATCTCTTATGGTTTCAAATTTAGAGTTACAAAATAA